Proteins from a single region of Pseudomonas phenolilytica:
- a CDS encoding DNA-3-methyladenine glycosylase I — MHDYKWLHEYCLNRFGSAAALEARLPQPSSAEALRALADDRYLSLIALRIFRAGLKHSLVDAKWPAFEQAFFGFDPHKVVLMGGEHIERLMQNTQLIRHLGKLKSVPRNAQFVLDVAKEKGSFGNLLADWPGSNIVGLWRYLARHGSQLGGVSAPRLLRMAGKDTFVPSTDVVAALKAQGVIDKVPSSQRDQAAMQAAFNQWQAESGRPLCHLSAMLAYTVNH; from the coding sequence ATGCATGACTACAAATGGCTGCACGAATACTGCCTCAACCGCTTCGGTTCGGCGGCGGCGCTGGAAGCGCGCCTGCCGCAACCGAGCAGTGCCGAGGCGTTACGTGCGCTAGCCGATGACCGCTACCTGTCGCTGATCGCGCTGCGCATCTTCCGCGCGGGGCTCAAGCACAGCCTGGTGGACGCCAAGTGGCCCGCTTTCGAGCAGGCGTTCTTCGGCTTCGATCCGCACAAGGTGGTGCTGATGGGCGGCGAGCACATCGAGCGGTTGATGCAGAACACCCAGCTGATTCGTCATCTGGGCAAGCTCAAGAGCGTGCCGCGCAATGCCCAGTTCGTCCTCGACGTGGCGAAGGAGAAGGGCAGTTTCGGCAACCTGCTTGCCGACTGGCCGGGCAGCAACATCGTCGGTCTGTGGCGCTACCTGGCGCGGCACGGCAGCCAGCTCGGCGGGGTTTCCGCGCCGCGTCTGTTGCGCATGGCCGGCAAGGACACCTTCGTGCCGAGTACCGATGTGGTGGCCGCGCTCAAGGCGCAGGGCGTCATCGACAAGGTACCCAGCAGCCAGCGCGACCAGGCCGCGATGCAGGCGGCCTTCAACCAGTGGCAGGCCGAAAGCGGCCGGCCGCTGTGCCATCTCTCGGCAATGCTGGCGTACACCGTCAATCACTGA
- a CDS encoding DUF2946 domain-containing protein yields the protein MTIVKNSRQLIGCLLLVSLLFNGFGCSLQHASHVGFELAMGQGLFCLSDDGDFAPGDLAGDPVAALALPFDCPLCSSLFVALVALFGLIWPGRRTPLSIALRRAERLGPRHHWPTLNPRAP from the coding sequence ATGACCATCGTCAAGAATTCCCGCCAGTTGATCGGCTGTCTGCTGCTGGTCAGCCTGCTGTTCAACGGCTTCGGCTGCAGCCTGCAGCATGCCTCGCACGTCGGTTTCGAGCTGGCGATGGGGCAGGGGCTGTTCTGCCTCAGCGACGATGGTGACTTCGCGCCGGGCGACCTTGCCGGCGATCCCGTCGCCGCCCTGGCACTGCCGTTCGATTGCCCGCTGTGCAGCTCATTATTCGTCGCGCTCGTTGCGCTGTTCGGACTGATCTGGCCCGGTCGGCGCACGCCGCTCAGCATTGCGCTGCGGCGCGCCGAGCGTCTCGGACCGCGGCATCACTGGCCCACGCTCAACCCTCGCGCGCCCTGA
- a CDS encoding putative natural product biosynthesis protein — protein sequence MTVMERFTRTENRASPWLPFPDYPSNARNFVHLDAKLLPYWHALFDVCPRLLKLDPPDGLTLFRDFMTWAYRCQLALDWTFHLSACRWLLTSRYREQIDAEDIEAMMLAAAARWAGTDDSAALGIVLGWQGSADRVFDWKPRVQRSARILPAELEELPPTPWDFAWSPLSSTAGNGFRRWLRVP from the coding sequence ATGACCGTGATGGAACGCTTCACCCGCACTGAGAATCGCGCCAGCCCCTGGCTGCCGTTCCCGGACTATCCCAGCAATGCACGCAACTTCGTGCACCTGGACGCCAAGCTGCTGCCGTACTGGCACGCCCTGTTCGATGTCTGCCCGCGGCTGCTCAAGCTCGACCCACCGGACGGCCTGACACTCTTTCGCGACTTCATGACCTGGGCCTATCGCTGCCAGCTCGCGCTCGACTGGACCTTCCATCTGAGCGCCTGCCGCTGGCTGCTGACCTCGCGTTACCGCGAGCAGATCGACGCCGAGGATATCGAGGCGATGATGCTGGCCGCGGCGGCGCGCTGGGCCGGGACCGATGACAGCGCCGCGCTGGGCATCGTGCTGGGCTGGCAGGGCAGCGCCGACAGGGTGTTCGACTGGAAGCCCCGCGTGCAGCGCAGCGCCCGCATTCTGCCGGCCGAGCTGGAAGAGCTGCCGCCGACACCTTGGGATTTCGCCTGGAGCCCGCTTTCGAGCACCGCCGGCAACGGTTTTCGCCGCTGGTTGCGGGTGCCGTGA
- the cydP gene encoding cytochrome oxidase putative small subunit CydP, with protein MFKSSLRRDIVLVLLVKIAILISIKNIWFDAPSIPENGSARVAEHLLDKRDANPEGGPR; from the coding sequence ATGTTCAAGTCATCGCTACGGCGAGACATCGTGCTGGTGCTGCTGGTCAAGATCGCGATCCTCATAAGCATAAAAAACATCTGGTTCGATGCTCCCAGCATTCCCGAGAACGGTTCGGCGCGGGTCGCCGAGCATTTGCTTGATAAGCGGGATGCCAATCCCGAGGGAGGGCCGAGATGA
- a CDS encoding cytochrome ubiquinol oxidase subunit I encodes MISESVVDLSRLQFAMTAMYHFLFVPLTLGLAFLLAIMESVYVMTGKQVYQDMVKFWGKLFGINFALGVTTGLTMEFQFGTNWAYYSHYVGDIFGAPLAIEGLMAFFLESTFIGLFFFGWDRLTKVQHLAVTWLVALGSNLSALWILIANGWMQNPVGSEFNFQTMRMELVDFGALLFNPVAQVKFVHTVSAGYVTGAIFVLAISSFYLLKKRDLGFARRSFAIAAVFGLASTISVIILGDESGYEIGDVQKTKLAAIEAEWETHPAPAGFTLFGLPDQEAQRTDYAVKIPYVLGLIATRSVDEQVKGIKDLIAEHELRIRNGMLAYARLQVLRGGDTSEQAKAAFDAVKDDLGYGLLLKKYTPDVVDASDEQIRLAALDTIPDVFSLFWTFRVMVASGFLMLLLFALASWASIKRNAERKPWLLKFALFSLPLPWIAAQTGWYVAEHGRQPWSIAEVLPTHLSTSTLAAGDIWGSLIALVAFYSLLLVVEMFLMIRFARLGPSSLHTGRYHFEQGAAAAAHVPSHA; translated from the coding sequence ATGATCTCGGAAAGCGTTGTAGATCTGTCACGCCTGCAATTCGCCATGACGGCGATGTATCACTTTCTCTTCGTGCCGCTGACCCTGGGGCTGGCGTTCCTGCTGGCGATCATGGAGTCGGTCTATGTGATGACCGGCAAGCAGGTCTACCAGGACATGGTCAAGTTCTGGGGCAAGCTGTTCGGCATCAACTTCGCCCTGGGCGTCACCACCGGGCTGACCATGGAGTTTCAGTTCGGCACCAACTGGGCCTACTACAGCCACTATGTCGGTGACATCTTCGGCGCGCCGCTGGCCATCGAAGGGCTGATGGCGTTCTTCCTCGAATCCACCTTCATCGGCCTGTTCTTCTTCGGCTGGGATCGGCTCACCAAGGTGCAGCACCTCGCCGTGACCTGGCTGGTGGCGCTGGGCTCGAACCTCTCGGCGCTGTGGATTCTGATCGCCAACGGCTGGATGCAGAACCCGGTCGGCTCGGAATTTAACTTCCAAACCATGCGCATGGAGCTGGTGGACTTCGGCGCGCTGCTGTTCAACCCGGTGGCGCAGGTCAAGTTCGTCCATACCGTATCGGCCGGCTATGTCACCGGGGCGATCTTTGTGCTGGCAATCTCCTCCTTCTACCTGCTGAAGAAGCGTGACCTCGGCTTCGCCCGCCGCTCGTTCGCCATCGCCGCGGTGTTCGGCCTGGCGTCGACGATCTCGGTGATCATCCTCGGCGACGAGTCCGGCTACGAGATCGGCGATGTGCAGAAGACCAAGCTCGCGGCCATCGAGGCCGAATGGGAAACCCATCCGGCGCCGGCGGGCTTCACCCTCTTCGGCCTGCCGGACCAAGAGGCGCAGCGCACCGACTACGCGGTGAAGATTCCCTACGTGCTGGGGCTGATCGCCACCCGCTCGGTGGACGAGCAGGTCAAGGGCATCAAGGACCTGATCGCCGAGCATGAACTGCGCATCCGCAACGGCATGCTCGCCTACGCGCGGCTGCAGGTGCTGCGCGGCGGCGACACCTCGGAGCAGGCCAAGGCCGCCTTCGACGCGGTCAAGGACGATCTGGGCTACGGCCTGCTGCTGAAGAAGTACACGCCCGACGTGGTGGATGCCAGCGACGAGCAGATCAGGCTGGCCGCACTGGACACCATTCCCGATGTGTTCAGCCTGTTCTGGACGTTCCGCGTGATGGTCGCCTCGGGCTTCCTGATGCTGCTGCTGTTCGCCCTGGCAAGCTGGGCATCGATCAAGCGCAACGCCGAGCGCAAGCCGTGGCTGCTGAAATTCGCGCTGTTCAGCCTGCCGCTGCCGTGGATCGCGGCGCAGACCGGCTGGTACGTCGCCGAGCATGGCCGTCAGCCCTGGTCGATCGCCGAAGTACTGCCGACCCACCTGTCCACCTCGACGCTGGCGGCGGGGGATATCTGGGGTTCGCTGATCGCGCTGGTAGCGTTCTACAGCCTGCTGCTGGTGGTGGAGATGTTCCTGATGATCCGCTTCGCGCGGCTCGGCCCGAGCAGCCTGCACACCGGCCGTTATCACTTTGAGCAGGGCGCGGCCGCAGCGGCTCACGTCCCGTCGCACGCCTGA
- the cydB gene encoding cytochrome d ubiquinol oxidase subunit II, with product MFDYEVLKLVWWVLIGVLLIGFALTDGFDMGAMALMPFVGKTDHERRAAINTIAPHWDGNQVWFITAGGALFAAWPMVYAVAFSGLYWAMLLVLFALFCRPVGFDYRSKVEDPRWRSAWDWALFVGGAVPALVFGVAFGNLFLGLPFQLDELMRSSYHGSFFALLNPFALLCGIVSLSMLCAHGGAWLMLRTDGALGERSRQATRLCALVFLLGFVAAGVWLALGIQGFTQVSITDPGAALNPLLHKQVAQDNAGWLGNYGRYPITLIAPLAGILGALLALFGASRNSGGLSFLGTSLMIVGAICTAGFALFPFVFPSSLDPASSLTMWDAVSSRKTLGIMFVVACIFVPLILCYTLWSYIRMWGRINQKTIEANPHGLY from the coding sequence ATGTTCGATTACGAAGTACTCAAGCTGGTCTGGTGGGTGCTGATCGGCGTGCTGCTGATCGGCTTCGCTCTCACCGATGGCTTCGATATGGGCGCCATGGCGCTGATGCCCTTCGTCGGCAAGACCGACCACGAGCGGCGCGCGGCGATCAACACCATCGCGCCGCACTGGGATGGCAACCAGGTGTGGTTCATCACCGCCGGCGGCGCGCTATTCGCCGCCTGGCCGATGGTCTATGCGGTGGCATTCTCCGGGTTGTACTGGGCGATGCTGCTGGTGCTGTTCGCACTGTTCTGCCGGCCGGTGGGCTTCGACTACCGCAGCAAGGTCGAGGATCCACGCTGGCGCAGTGCCTGGGACTGGGCGCTGTTCGTCGGCGGCGCGGTGCCGGCGCTGGTGTTCGGTGTGGCGTTCGGCAACCTGTTCCTCGGCCTGCCGTTCCAGCTCGACGAGCTGATGCGCTCCAGCTACCACGGCTCGTTCTTCGCGCTACTCAATCCCTTCGCGCTGCTGTGCGGCATCGTCAGTCTGAGCATGCTTTGCGCGCATGGCGGGGCCTGGCTGATGCTGCGCACCGATGGCGCGCTGGGCGAGCGTTCGCGCCAGGCGACGCGCCTGTGCGCGCTGGTGTTCCTGCTCGGCTTCGTCGCCGCCGGAGTTTGGCTGGCGCTGGGCATCCAGGGCTTCACCCAGGTGTCGATCACCGATCCCGGCGCGGCGCTCAATCCGCTGCTGCACAAGCAGGTGGCGCAGGACAATGCCGGCTGGCTGGGCAACTACGGTCGCTATCCGATCACGCTGATCGCGCCGCTGGCCGGCATCCTCGGGGCGCTGCTGGCGCTGTTCGGTGCGAGCCGCAACAGTGGCGGGCTGAGCTTCCTCGGCACCAGCCTGATGATCGTCGGAGCCATCTGCACCGCGGGCTTCGCGCTGTTTCCCTTCGTCTTTCCGTCGAGCCTGGATCCGGCATCGAGCCTGACCATGTGGGACGCCGTGTCGAGCCGCAAGACGCTGGGCATCATGTTTGTCGTGGCCTGCATCTTCGTGCCGCTGATCCTTTGCTACACGCTGTGGAGCTATATCCGCATGTGGGGCCGGATCAATCAGAAGACGATCGAAGCGAACCCTCACGGCCTGTACTGA
- the cydX gene encoding cytochrome bd-I oxidase subunit CydX, producing the protein MWYFTWILGVLLACSFGIINALWLEATQDLDAEP; encoded by the coding sequence ATGTGGTACTTCACCTGGATTCTCGGTGTGCTGCTGGCGTGCAGCTTCGGCATCATCAATGCGCTCTGGCTGGAAGCCACGCAGGACCTGGACGCCGAACCGTGA
- a CDS encoding cyd operon YbgE family protein, which translates to MTNVGAGRLYGTASRTLSLLLAAPLALVLLIHPAAMLDGQGGYSHPQLMLVMWGVSAGFVHGVGFVPRLWLWRWLLGPLVGWPLLALGYSILLAPALG; encoded by the coding sequence GTGACCAACGTAGGCGCCGGACGGCTTTACGGGACGGCCAGTCGCACGCTGTCGCTGCTGCTGGCCGCGCCGCTGGCGCTGGTGCTGTTGATTCACCCGGCCGCGATGCTGGACGGGCAGGGCGGTTATAGCCATCCGCAGCTGATGCTGGTGATGTGGGGCGTCAGCGCCGGTTTCGTGCATGGGGTCGGTTTCGTGCCGCGCCTGTGGCTGTGGCGCTGGCTGCTGGGGCCGCTGGTCGGCTGGCCGTTGCTGGCGCTGGGGTATTCCATTCTGCTGGCGCCCGCTCTGGGCTGA
- a CDS encoding C40 family peptidase, translating into MRKRFAPLVPLALIALLTACAGQQTQPDTAYTSAPSGQVFDQTAIDFDTAEAGEQELREFSDDTAYQLPQLADSILERGFTLVGTPYRYGGNSAKTGFDCSGFVGFLFRKEAGLELPRSTRELINLDAPVVKRSELEPGDVVFFNNRGRGRVTHAGIYIGDDRFIHSSSSRSGGVRVDSLDDKYWRASYMEAKRVLALAPAEHTTAHN; encoded by the coding sequence ATGCGCAAACGCTTCGCACCCCTCGTGCCCCTCGCACTCATCGCCCTGCTGACGGCCTGCGCCGGTCAGCAGACCCAGCCGGACACCGCGTACACCTCTGCCCCGAGCGGCCAGGTTTTCGATCAGACTGCCATCGACTTCGACACCGCCGAAGCGGGCGAGCAGGAGCTGCGCGAATTCTCCGACGACACCGCCTACCAGCTGCCGCAACTGGCCGACAGCATCCTCGAGCGCGGTTTCACCCTGGTTGGCACGCCGTATCGTTATGGCGGCAATTCGGCGAAGACCGGCTTCGATTGCAGCGGCTTCGTCGGTTTCCTGTTCCGCAAGGAAGCCGGACTCGAGCTGCCGCGTTCGACTCGCGAACTGATCAACCTCGACGCGCCAGTGGTCAAGCGCAGCGAGCTGGAGCCGGGCGACGTGGTGTTCTTCAACAACCGGGGCCGCGGCCGCGTCACCCACGCGGGCATCTACATCGGCGACGACCGCTTCATCCATTCCTCCAGCAGCCGCAGCGGCGGCGTGCGGGTCGACAGCCTGGACGACAAGTACTGGCGGGCCAGCTACATGGAGGCCAAACGGGTATTGGCACTCGCGCCGGCGGAACACACCACCGCACATAACTGA
- a CDS encoding C40 family peptidase, translated as MPFPARLSLLVLTALLTACAGRTPTPEITAPSQAASPMAEDVLFSALGLVGTPYRYGGNTPDSGFDCSGLIGYVYRGAAGVALPRTTVEMSRMRSANVGRDALQAGDLLFFATDGGRRVSHAAIYVGEGRFVHAPSSGGTVRLDSLGNRYWAKTYLGAKRVLEDERLARNP; from the coding sequence ATGCCCTTTCCGGCTCGCCTCTCACTGCTTGTCCTGACCGCGCTGCTGACTGCCTGCGCCGGTCGTACGCCCACTCCCGAAATCACCGCGCCGTCCCAAGCTGCCTCGCCGATGGCCGAGGATGTGCTGTTCAGTGCACTCGGGTTGGTGGGTACGCCTTATCGCTACGGCGGCAACACACCCGATAGCGGCTTCGATTGCAGCGGCCTGATCGGCTACGTCTACCGTGGCGCGGCGGGCGTGGCGCTGCCGCGAACCACCGTGGAGATGAGCCGCATGCGCTCGGCCAATGTAGGGCGTGACGCGCTGCAGGCCGGCGATCTGCTGTTCTTCGCCACCGATGGCGGGCGCCGCGTCAGCCATGCCGCTATCTACGTCGGCGAAGGGCGCTTCGTCCATGCGCCGTCGTCCGGCGGTACGGTCCGCCTCGACAGCCTGGGCAATCGCTACTGGGCCAAGACGTATCTCGGTGCCAAGCGCGTTCTCGAGGATGAGCGACTGGCGCGCAATCCGTGA
- a CDS encoding metallophosphoesterase family protein — MTSIVQISDTHFGTEQPAVVEALEQHVREHRADLLVFSGDITQRARRAQFAAAQAMVRRLEADGVGRSLVIPGNHDIPLYNLAARLFSPYGNYRRYFGEQLEPVFENERMLVIGLNTTHPRRHKDGRVTPRQVDAVARRLAASDPAKLRIVVAHQPFGAMVESDLRNLQHGATPALQCWAEHGLDLVMGGHIHLPYVLPLSRQYPDLAREIWMVQAGTTLSTRLRGTSPNSLNRLKLQSGAEKGVCVERWDFSDGRFVPASHFTLGW, encoded by the coding sequence ATGACCAGCATCGTGCAGATCTCCGACACCCACTTCGGCACCGAACAGCCCGCGGTAGTCGAGGCCCTCGAACAGCATGTCCGCGAGCATCGCGCCGATCTGCTGGTGTTCTCCGGCGACATCACCCAGCGCGCACGCCGCGCCCAGTTCGCCGCGGCGCAGGCCATGGTGCGGCGGCTGGAGGCCGATGGCGTGGGCCGCAGCCTGGTGATTCCGGGCAATCACGACATCCCGCTGTACAACCTCGCGGCGCGCCTGTTCAGCCCCTACGGCAATTACCGCCGCTACTTCGGCGAGCAGCTGGAGCCGGTGTTCGAGAACGAGCGGATGCTGGTAATCGGGCTGAACACCACTCATCCGCGGCGGCACAAGGACGGTCGCGTCACCCCGCGTCAGGTGGACGCCGTGGCGCGACGGCTGGCCGCCAGCGACCCGGCCAAGCTGCGCATCGTGGTGGCGCATCAGCCGTTCGGCGCGATGGTGGAGAGCGATCTGCGCAATCTGCAGCACGGCGCCACACCCGCGCTGCAATGCTGGGCCGAACACGGGCTGGATCTGGTAATGGGCGGGCACATCCACCTGCCCTACGTGCTACCGCTGTCGCGGCAGTATCCGGACCTGGCCCGGGAAATCTGGATGGTGCAGGCCGGCACCACGCTGTCGACGCGCCTGCGCGGCACCTCGCCGAACTCGCTGAACCGGCTGAAGCTGCAGTCGGGAGCCGAGAAAGGGGTCTGCGTCGAACGCTGGGATTTTTCCGACGGGCGCTTCGTACCCGCTTCGCACTTCACCCTTGGCTGGTGA
- the btuB gene encoding TonB-dependent vitamin B12 receptor — protein sequence MRNSLSLAAVLLGVPSVALAHEGALLLGQQVITASRTGASPVAIAASSVITREQIERQQAGSVPELLQRLAGVSVTSNGGRGKSTSVSIRGTSDKHVLVLIDGIRVGSATSGSAALQSIPVEQIERIEIVRGPRSSLYGSEAMGGVIQIFTRRGGDAGLKPYFSAGAGSRSSYSGSAGLSGGQGNGWFNLGVAGESTDGINARAYRPSAPNAYEPDADGYRELSAQLRAGYRFDNGLELDGSWLQSENHGDFDTRSTRGTSGRDAYSDGSLQALSGRARFAPLAFWDVTLQAGHSEDLSDNFQDGAFYSRFDTRRDSLSWQNDFHVGEAQVLSLGMDYQQDRIDSSDDYARDSRYNRGYFVQYQAAFGRHGVQAGLRRDKDEFFGSHDTGSLGYSFELSEALTLTAAYGTAYRAPTFNDLYYPASAFTAGNPDVKPEESQSYELGIRGSHGWGEWSVNAYENQIDDLIVWAGTSPMRPENVDVARIRGIETSVATVLAGWDVAANLTVMDPQDRSKANHGHLLQRRAKRQFNLDVDRQFGAIGLGASLYASSERFDKAGNAEDTRMPGYALMDLRSEYRIDDAWRLQVKLANLFDRDYETTQTYEQPGRAVYFTVRYQAI from the coding sequence ATGCGCAACTCCCTTTCCCTGGCGGCCGTCCTGCTGGGCGTGCCTTCCGTTGCTCTGGCCCACGAGGGCGCCCTGTTGCTCGGCCAGCAGGTGATCACCGCCAGCCGGACCGGCGCTTCGCCGGTTGCCATCGCTGCGAGCAGCGTCATCACCCGCGAGCAGATCGAGCGTCAGCAGGCCGGCAGCGTGCCGGAGCTGCTGCAGCGCCTGGCCGGCGTCAGCGTCACCAGCAATGGCGGCCGTGGCAAGAGCACTTCGGTGTCCATTCGTGGCACCAGCGACAAGCACGTGCTGGTGCTGATCGACGGTATCCGCGTCGGCTCGGCGACGTCTGGCAGTGCCGCGCTGCAAAGCATCCCGGTCGAGCAGATCGAGCGCATCGAGATCGTCCGCGGACCGCGATCCAGCCTGTACGGCTCGGAGGCGATGGGCGGGGTGATCCAGATCTTCACCCGTCGCGGCGGCGACGCCGGTCTCAAACCGTACTTCTCGGCGGGTGCCGGTTCGCGTTCGAGCTACAGTGGCTCGGCCGGGCTATCCGGCGGTCAGGGCAACGGCTGGTTCAACCTCGGCGTGGCCGGCGAATCCACCGACGGCATCAACGCGCGGGCCTATCGGCCCAGCGCACCGAATGCCTACGAGCCGGACGCCGACGGCTACCGCGAATTGTCCGCACAGCTGCGCGCCGGTTATCGCTTCGACAATGGCCTGGAACTCGACGGCAGCTGGCTGCAGAGCGAGAACCACGGCGACTTCGATACCCGGTCGACGCGCGGCACCAGCGGTCGCGATGCCTACAGCGACGGCTCCCTGCAGGCGCTCAGCGGCCGCGCGCGGTTCGCGCCGCTGGCCTTCTGGGACGTCACCCTGCAGGCCGGTCACAGCGAGGACCTGAGCGACAACTTTCAGGATGGCGCCTTCTACTCGCGCTTCGACACCCGCCGCGACAGTCTCAGCTGGCAGAACGATTTCCATGTCGGCGAGGCGCAGGTGCTGAGCCTCGGCATGGACTACCAGCAGGACCGCATCGACAGCAGCGACGACTACGCCCGGGACAGCCGCTACAACCGCGGCTACTTCGTGCAGTATCAGGCTGCCTTCGGCCGTCATGGTGTGCAGGCGGGCCTGCGCCGCGACAAGGACGAGTTCTTCGGCTCCCACGATACCGGCAGCCTCGGCTACAGCTTCGAGCTGAGCGAGGCGCTGACGCTGACTGCCGCCTACGGCACTGCCTACCGCGCGCCGACCTTCAACGATCTGTACTACCCGGCCAGCGCCTTCACCGCCGGCAACCCGGACGTCAAGCCGGAGGAGTCGCAAAGCTACGAGCTGGGCATCCGCGGCAGTCATGGCTGGGGCGAGTGGAGCGTCAACGCCTACGAAAACCAGATCGACGATCTGATCGTCTGGGCCGGCACCAGCCCCATGCGCCCGGAGAACGTCGACGTGGCGCGCATCCGCGGCATCGAGACCAGCGTCGCCACAGTGCTGGCCGGCTGGGACGTAGCCGCCAACCTGACCGTCATGGACCCGCAGGACCGCAGCAAGGCCAATCACGGCCACCTGCTGCAGCGCCGCGCCAAGCGCCAGTTCAATCTCGACGTGGATCGCCAGTTCGGCGCCATCGGCCTGGGCGCCTCGCTGTATGCGTCCAGCGAGCGCTTCGACAAGGCCGGCAACGCCGAGGACACGCGCATGCCCGGCTACGCCCTGATGGACCTGCGCAGCGAGTACCGCATCGACGATGCCTGGCGCCTGCAGGTCAAGCTGGCGAACCTGTTCGACCGCGACTACGAAACCACCCAGACCTACGAACAGCCCGGCCGCGCGGTGTACTTCACCGTCCGCTACCAGGCGATCTGA
- the cobO gene encoding cob(I)yrinic acid a,c-diamide adenosyltransferase, with translation MDARDERHRARMQRKKAVVDEKIAQAQDEYGLLLVHSGNGKGKSSSAFGMVARALGHGMQVGIVQFIKGAASTGEEAFFRRFPEEVRYHVMGEGFTWETQDRQRDIAKAQQAWTVARELLDDERIGLVVLDELNIALKYGYLELDSVLADIAARPLLQHVVVTGRGALPGMIEAADTVTEMNLVKHAFKAGVKAQKGVEF, from the coding sequence ATGGACGCCCGCGACGAGCGGCACCGCGCGCGCATGCAGCGCAAGAAGGCGGTGGTGGACGAGAAGATCGCCCAGGCGCAGGACGAGTACGGCCTGCTGTTGGTGCACAGCGGCAACGGCAAGGGCAAGAGCAGCTCGGCCTTCGGCATGGTCGCCCGCGCGCTGGGTCACGGCATGCAGGTCGGCATCGTGCAGTTCATCAAGGGCGCGGCCAGCACCGGCGAGGAGGCGTTCTTCCGCCGTTTCCCCGAGGAGGTGCGCTACCACGTGATGGGCGAGGGCTTCACCTGGGAAACCCAGGATCGCCAGCGCGATATCGCCAAGGCGCAGCAAGCCTGGACCGTCGCGCGCGAGCTGCTGGACGACGAACGCATCGGCCTGGTGGTGCTCGATGAGCTGAACATCGCGCTGAAGTACGGCTATCTGGAGCTGGACAGCGTGCTCGCCGACATCGCCGCGCGGCCGCTGTTGCAGCACGTGGTGGTGACCGGGCGCGGCGCGCTGCCGGGGATGATCGAGGCCGCCGACACGGTGACCGAGATGAACCTGGTCAAGCACGCGTTCAAGGCCGGGGTGAAGGCGCAGAAGGGCGTGGAGTTCTGA